In the Wyeomyia smithii strain HCP4-BCI-WySm-NY-G18 chromosome 2, ASM2978416v1, whole genome shotgun sequence genome, one interval contains:
- the LOC129722363 gene encoding UDP-glycosyltransferase UGT5-like: MVTHKVVVLFFTVYFVASSESARILGVLPTGGKSHDIVGTAIMKPLAEAGHDVTVITAYPSKNKPDNYREIELTGLLEAHSEDGHNIFDMQGGIFSALMVLLVLYEMFPSLMFEEVMNHPNVVNLRNSDEKFDIVIVETFVSESFYGLAQHFDAQLVTFSSFGNTIWTNDLVATPAPYSHVAHFMLEFTDHMTFWQRFVNTAFSMFDYVYYELIYLRKQKYYYNQAFPNAKITFEQQRNNVSLVFLNQHFTLGNARPYPPNMVEIGGIQIEQPNPLPEDLQKYLDGAPDGVIYFCMGSNIASQDLPDEKREAFLRAFSKLKQKVLWKFENETIPNRPANLMIKAWMPQNDILAHPNVKLFITHGGNLGVTESLYHGKPLVGIPIFGDQLMNIARAVRAGYGVLLDFNEITEATVTRAITEVLTNPTYSKKARSTSERFRDKPMTTQQTVVHWVEYLVKHGASHFCSPAMDLSLLQYHLVDVYAMMLVLLGSMLVVCGLATRAVCRKIFRRKAAATDKRKKQA; the protein is encoded by the exons ATGGTCACCCATAAAGTTGTTGTGCTGTTCTTCACCGTGTACTTCGTGGCCTCAAGCGAGAGTGCCAGAATTTTGGGCGTTCTTCCAACGGGTGGAAAATCTCACGACATTGTTGGAACTGCAATCATGAAACCGTTAGCGGAAGCAGGTCACGATGTTACCGTCataaccgcgtatccttcgaaAAACAAACCGGACAATTATCGAGAAATTGAACTGACAGGTTTACTGGAAGCCCATTCGGAAGACGGACACAATATATTCGATATGCAAGGTGGAATTTTTTCTGCCCTAATGGTGCTGTTAGTGTTGTACGAAATGTTTCCTTCCTTGATGTTCGAAGAAGTTATGAACCATCCGAATGTTGTGAATCTTCGGAATTCCGATGAAAAATTCGATATAGTTATAGTTGAGACATTCGTTTCGGAATCGTTCTACGGATTGGCACAACACTTCGATGCTCAACTAGTCACCTTCTCCAGTTTCGGCAACACAATATGGACCAATGATCTGGTGGCAACTCCGGCACCCTATTCGCATGTGGCCCATTTTATGCTCGAATTTACAGACCACATGACCTTCTGGCAGCGGTTCGTGAATACAGCCTTCTCAATGTTTGATTACGTTTACTATGAACTCATCTATTTACGGAAGCAGAAGTACTACTACAATCAGGCATTCCCAAATGCAAAGATTACCTTCGAACAACAGCGAAACAATGTTTCGCTGGTGTTCCTCAACCAGCATTTCACACTGGGCAACGCCAGACCCTATCCTCCAAACATGGTTGAGATAGGCGGTATCCAGATTGAGCAACCAAATCCACTACCAGAG GACCTTCAGAAGTACCTCGATGGAGCACCTGACGGCGTCATTTACTTCTGTATGGGATCGAACATCGCGTCTCAAGATCTTCCGGACGAAAAACGAGAAGCATTCTTGAGGGCCTTTTCCAAGCTAAAGCAGAAAGTTTTGTGGAAGTTCGAGAATGAAACTATTCCAAATCGACCAGCCAATTTAATGATCAAGGCATGGATGCCACAGAATGACATCCTCGCACATCCGAACGTCAAACTGTTCATTACACACGGAGGAAACTTGGGGGTAACGGAGTCTTTGTACCATGGCAAACCCTTGGTAGGCATTCCGATCTTCGGAGACCAGCTGATGAATATCGCTAGAGCCGTCCGCGCCGGATACGGCGTACTGTTGGACTTCAATGAAATTACCGAAGCAACGGTTACTCGAGCTATCACTGAAGTTTTAACCAATCCGACGTACAGCAAGAAAGCTCGATCTACAAGCGAAAGATTTCGAGATAAACCAATGACAACTCAGCAAACCGTTGTCCACTGGGTGGAATATTTGGTGAAGCACGGCGCTTCACATTTTTGCTCACCAGCTATGGATCTTTCCCTTCTTCAGTACCATCTTGTGGATGTATATGCTATGATGTTAGTCCTTCTCGGCAGTATGTTAGTAGTTTGTGGTCTTGCTACGAGAGCAGTTTGCcgcaaaatattcagaagaaaGGCTGCCGCAACCGATAAACGCAAGAAACAAGCGTAA